TAGAAGCAGCGATGATATCATAGATTTTTGTTGCCATAGACTGTGATTTAATCGGTTATTATTCAGCGGCCAGACTGCGGATAGCACTGGTGAGTACTTCCCAGCTGTATTTCTTTTTCTCTTCGCGAAGATGAAATAAAAAATGGTCTTCTCCTAAATTGTATAGTCGCTGAATGCCATCTGCGATCGCTTCAGGAGTTGGTTCCGTAACGATCCCTGCTTTTTCATGAGGTACCATTGCGGGTAAAGCCCCCACATTGGTTACCAACATGGGTTTTTCAAAATGATAGGATAGAGGTGTGATGCCAGATTGAGTGGCATGTTTATACGGCTGTATCACAAAATCTGCAGCACATAGATACTTTCTCACTTCACTGTCCGGAATAAAATCGGTTTTGAGTATCAACAGATCTCTGATCTTCAGTTCATCGATCAATGCATCATATTTTGCCTGATCTTCATAAAACTCCCCGGCGATCAGTAATCGCGGTATCATTATTCCATTTTGCTTGAGTAATGCCATTGCTTTGAGCAATAAGTCCAGCCCTTTATATGCTCTGATAAAACCAAAAAATAAAATGATGCGTTCTTCCTTTGGAAGATTTAGCAGCAGTCGTGCTTCTGTTTTAGAGATGGCTTCCCCAAAATTGTCATACAAAGGATGAATGACAACTTCAGCAGGTTTATTCGTAAAGGTTCTCAGGTCTGTAAATACTTTCTCACTCAGGGTAATGAAAGCATGGATCGGTTGAATAAAGTATCGTGTGAATGCATGATCACCCGGTCTTTTTTCATGTGGTATCACATTGTCTGCAATACAGATGATCTTTGTGTGACGATTTTTTTTAACTCCTCTTAAGATCGTACCTAAACATGGACCCATGAAGGGTAACCAATATCGAACAACGATGAGGTCGGGACGTTCTTTTTGTATTTGTTTTCCTACCCTGATCCAATTGAATGGGTTGATGGAATTGATCACACTTTTGATCTGCAGGTCTTTTGGTTCAGGCTCATTACCATATTGCGATTTGCCTGGAAACAGTAGGGATGGGTATTGTAAGGAGAAACTATAGATGGTTACCTCATCACCTTCAGCTTGAAATTGTCTGGCCAGTCTTTCATTGAAAGTAGCAATACCACCACCTCTCAGTGGCCAGGCGGATCCTATGATGATGACTTTTTGATTCATCCAAAAGGGAAGATAGGTTATTCCAGTCCGGAAGTTTCTTCGATCAAATACACATTTCTTTCGAAAGCATTGCGTGCGATCAATTCTGCAACAAATCCTGTTAGGAACAATTGCATACCAATGATCATTGTTGTAAGTGCGATATAAAAAGAAGGTCTGTTGGTCAAAGAAAAATCCGACGATAAAAATTTAGAAATGATCAATGAAATACTGGCAATCAAACCGATCAAAAACGATAGGGTTCCTAAAAGCCCAAAGAATTGCATCGGTCTTTTACCAAATTTTCCAAGGAACATAATGGTAGCAAGATCTAAAAAGCCGTTTATAAATCTTTGCCAACCGAATTTACTCGTGCCATATTTACGTGGACGATGTTCTACTACCTTTTCACCAATTCTTTTAAATCCACTCCATTTCGCTAGAATAGGAATATAGCGATGCATTTCTCCATAGACTTCAATGCTCTTGACTACTTTCTTACGATAAGCTTTTAGTCCGCAATTGAAATCATGCAAGCGTATTCCCGAGCTGCCTCTTGCAACAGCGTTGAATAGTTTGGATGGGATATTTTTGGTGAGGGTATTATCGTAACGCTTTTTCTTCCATCCGCTTACCATGTCATAACCCTCTTCAAGGATCATACGTCTCAGTTCTGGAATTTCATCGGGAGAATCCTGCATATCAGCATCCATGGTAATGATGACATCTCCTTGTGCCGCTTTAAAACCTTCATTCAAAGCTGCGGATTTGCCATAATTACGCTGAAACTTGATGCCTTTGAAACATGAATTCTTACTGCCAATTTCCTGAATTACAGACCAACTATTGTCCGTGCTGCCATCATCTATCAAGATGACTTCATAGCTATAGCCGTGTTTGTTCATGACAGATTCTATCCACCCGCATAATTCGGGCAGTGATTCATCTTCATTCAGTAGTGGAACGACTATTGACAGATCCATAAATGATTTTATAATTGGTCTTCGAATTTAGCTTCTCTTCTGATCACTAAGCTGATCAGTAATGATTTCACAAAGTTCCAGATTAAAGTAATACCCAGTCCTAAGAATATTTGTTTGAAAGAAGTATGCTTGGGTTCAGCTTCAACCTTGCCCATGGCTTCTTCCATTTGTTGCTCGGTTGCGCCAAATGACTCCATCATTTTCATGGTTTTTTGCATGGTGATCTCCATCACTTTAGCAGTAAGATCAGGATCTACCAGGGCATATAACACATAGTTGCCAATAGCTTCGATCAACGCATAGATCACATAAGCCAGAAAACTGAATTTAAGTGCTTCCTGAAAACTCAATAAGTTATCATTGCTTTTGCGCAATTTGATACCGACAATGATCAATGTAACGATTACGTAAGGAATAAAAGTGGTAATACCGGTGATCGATACAAAAGTATCCGTACTTCCGATAGACCATGCACCAAATGTAAGTGCGAGGTATATCAATCCGGTAATAATTCCGTAAGTAATGGCGGTTTGATTCAAGTTCGGTTTCATGGTTGTGTTGGTTTATGGTTGATGAAGCTGTCCTTTATGGATGGTGGCGATCACTGCTCCCTTCATGGTCTTATTTAAAAAGGCACTGTTGTTCGATTTGCTTTTCAATGTCTCTTTGGTAAGCGTACTTGAAACAGTTGTAGAGAACAGTGTCAGTTCTGCTTTTGCACCTTCCTGTATATGGGTCTGCGGTAATCCAAAAATATTACGGGCATTGATCGATAAAAGTGAAACGATCTGATCATTGCTCAATTCCGGTACAGATTCAACGAGTGCTGGTAATACGGTCTGCAGCCCCAGCATACCATAAGCTGCATATTCAAATTCACACGTTTTATGATCCCAATCCTGCGGAATATGATGTGAAGCGATACAATCGATAGAGCCATTTTTAACCGCAGCTCTTAATGCCATCATATCTTCTCTGGTTCTCAATGGAGGATTCACTTTGAGATTTGTATCATAAGTCTGTAAGTCTTCATCACAAAAGAACAAGTGATAAGGTGTGACACTACAAGTAATTTGTAAGCCTTCTTTTTTTGCTTCGTTGATCAATGCTACACTATTGGCAGTTGAGATACCTGTGATATGTAGCTTAGATCCGGTATATCTTAAGAGGTCGATATCCCGCTTGATAATCAGTTCTTCTGCCAAGGCAGGTAATCCGGGTAATCCTAGTCTGGTTGATACAATGCCTTCATTGATCAATCCTCCGGCACCAATACTTTTATCGATCGGCATTTGAATCAATACGCCATCAAATGCTTTCACATACTGTAAGGCCTTCAAAAAAAGACCGGGTGACTGTACAGGTTGTAGTCCATCAGAGAAAGCCACAGCGCCGCTGTTACGCATATCATACATTTCAGCGAGTGTTTGTCCTTCTTTGTTTTTGGTAATGGCTCCGATCGGAAGAATGCTGGCTGGTAAACATTGTGAACCGAGGCGTATATATTCTACTTGTGCTTTATTATCTGTAACAGGTTTATTATCCGCTAATGCAAAGACATGCGTGAAGCCACCGGCTGCTGCTGCAGCAGACATGGTGGCAAGTGTTTCTTTATATTCAAATCCTGGGTCACAGGCATGAGCGAAAATATCTACCCATCCGGATGAAATGATGAGTTGTTCGGTGGTGATCTCTTGGTCAGCTTTTGTGTTGATCTTATCAGCGATCTGAGTAATGATTCCATCCTCAATAAAAATATCTTTGACCTTTCCGTTGTGTGCTGAATGTGGATCGGCAACCTTTGCCTGCCTGATGAGGATCTTCATGTAGCGGGTATAAAATTTTGTGCAATATAACCTGAAATTTTCTTTTACCCCTATATTTGCAGCCCTAATCAAATCTGTGATTTTTTTGATCTCAGATCTTTGATTTGATGAGACGGGACGTAGCGCAGCCCGGTAGCGCGTTTGCATGGGGTGCAAGAGGTCGCTGGTTCGAATCCAGTCGTCCCGACGAAGAGGTTAAGTTGATGCTTGACCTCTTTTTTTTAGTTGACAGTTGACAGATGACAGGGGGACAATTTTTCAAAGTCAGATGTTGGATGTCTGATTGGTATATTATGAGTTATTCGTTAATGTAGGTTTTTATTAATAAGGATCTATTGAGAGGGGAACCTCATTTGTACTAAAAGCTACTCACCAACAGCAAAAAAAAGGCGAACAACAACTGTTCGCCTTTTTCTTTTCTATTTCTGTCAACTAAATACTGTCAACTGTCAACCCTCTAGAATCTCTCCAATTTAGAGAAGAAGAAATCTCCTTCAATCGCAGCGTTTTCATCGCTATCACTTCCGTGAACAGCGTTTTCGCCAACTGAAGCAGCATATAGTTTGCGGATGGTTCCTTCTTCAGCTTGTGCAGGATTGGTAGCACCAATCAGTTTACGGAAATCGGCTACGGCATTCTCTTTTTCAAGAATGGCAGCAACGATCGGGCCGCTGCTCATGAATTCAACCAATTCACCAAAGAAAGGACGCTCACGATGGATATCATAAAACAGACCTGCTTGTTCAGGGGTCAGACGAGTCCACTTCATGGCTTTGATGCTGAAACCGGCTTTCACGATCTGGTCTAAAATAGCTCCGGTATGTCCTTTAGCGGTTGCATCCGGCTTAATCATGGTAAAAGTTCTGTTGCTCATATTACTTGCTTTATCAATTTCGGCGGCAAAAGTACAGGAAAGCAAGGCGTTTTGTGGAGTTTATCACAGGAATTTTGTTAAATGGTAGGAAAATCATTTGCCCAAACAGCGGGGAAACTGCAATTTTGCC
Above is a genomic segment from Sediminibacterium sp. KACHI17 containing:
- a CDS encoding DUF4199 domain-containing protein, whose translation is MKPNLNQTAITYGIITGLIYLALTFGAWSIGSTDTFVSITGITTFIPYVIVTLIIVGIKLRKSNDNLLSFQEALKFSFLAYVIYALIEAIGNYVLYALVDPDLTAKVMEITMQKTMKMMESFGATEQQMEEAMGKVEAEPKHTSFKQIFLGLGITLIWNFVKSLLISLVIRREAKFEDQL
- a CDS encoding nucleoside-diphosphate kinase, with amino-acid sequence MSNRTFTMIKPDATAKGHTGAILDQIVKAGFSIKAMKWTRLTPEQAGLFYDIHRERPFFGELVEFMSSGPIVAAILEKENAVADFRKLIGATNPAQAEEGTIRKLYAASVGENAVHGSDSDENAAIEGDFFFSKLERF
- a CDS encoding glycosyltransferase, translating into MNQKVIIIGSAWPLRGGGIATFNERLARQFQAEGDEVTIYSFSLQYPSLLFPGKSQYGNEPEPKDLQIKSVINSINPFNWIRVGKQIQKERPDLIVVRYWLPFMGPCLGTILRGVKKNRHTKIICIADNVIPHEKRPGDHAFTRYFIQPIHAFITLSEKVFTDLRTFTNKPAEVVIHPLYDNFGEAISKTEARLLLNLPKEERIILFFGFIRAYKGLDLLLKAMALLKQNGIMIPRLLIAGEFYEDQAKYDALIDELKIRDLLILKTDFIPDSEVRKYLCAADFVIQPYKHATQSGITPLSYHFEKPMLVTNVGALPAMVPHEKAGIVTEPTPEAIADGIQRLYNLGEDHFLFHLREEKKKYSWEVLTSAIRSLAAE
- a CDS encoding glycosyltransferase family 2 protein, with product MDLSIVVPLLNEDESLPELCGWIESVMNKHGYSYEVILIDDGSTDNSWSVIQEIGSKNSCFKGIKFQRNYGKSAALNEGFKAAQGDVIITMDADMQDSPDEIPELRRMILEEGYDMVSGWKKKRYDNTLTKNIPSKLFNAVARGSSGIRLHDFNCGLKAYRKKVVKSIEVYGEMHRYIPILAKWSGFKRIGEKVVEHRPRKYGTSKFGWQRFINGFLDLATIMFLGKFGKRPMQFFGLLGTLSFLIGLIASISLIISKFLSSDFSLTNRPSFYIALTTMIIGMQLFLTGFVAELIARNAFERNVYLIEETSGLE
- a CDS encoding dihydroorotase — encoded protein: MKILIRQAKVADPHSAHNGKVKDIFIEDGIITQIADKINTKADQEITTEQLIISSGWVDIFAHACDPGFEYKETLATMSAAAAAGGFTHVFALADNKPVTDNKAQVEYIRLGSQCLPASILPIGAITKNKEGQTLAEMYDMRNSGAVAFSDGLQPVQSPGLFLKALQYVKAFDGVLIQMPIDKSIGAGGLINEGIVSTRLGLPGLPALAEELIIKRDIDLLRYTGSKLHITGISTANSVALINEAKKEGLQITCSVTPYHLFFCDEDLQTYDTNLKVNPPLRTREDMMALRAAVKNGSIDCIASHHIPQDWDHKTCEFEYAAYGMLGLQTVLPALVESVPELSNDQIVSLLSINARNIFGLPQTHIQEGAKAELTLFSTTVSSTLTKETLKSKSNNSAFLNKTMKGAVIATIHKGQLHQP